A region of the Peptococcaceae bacterium genome:
GTCATTGACAACAAGTATATCGCCGCCCGGGAGGCTCCGCTTTACCTGAACTATAACTCCCGCAATGTTCTCCTCCTCGTTGTACGCTGGTATTACAACCAAGATTCTACTCATAGAACTTCTCCACCTTTTGTAAAAGCTATCTCCGGCAATTCAGTTTGATAACAGAGAAACGCCCTGCTTGCACAAATCGATTAAATCCTGGGGGCTCCTGACATTAGCCAGCATCCTTAAAATATAGGACGGGCGCAAATAGAAGCTGTATATAGCGTAATTCCTCAATTTCCACAGTTTTTCCCTGGACAGAAGCGATGTCTCGATCACGGGATACCCCCTTGAGGGGTCCAGTTCTTCCTCCTCTCCCGCCAGCCAGCCGTTTTCCAGGCAGCGCTCGCGCAGCGTCGTCCCCGGAAGGGGTATGGCGACATTAAACGACGCGTAATCGCACCTTATTTTCTTGGCCAGTTCTATGGTTTGTTTTAAAGTCTCTTCCGTTTCGCCGGGTAAGCCTAAAACAAAGTGGGCCAGGGTTTTAATCCGCAAACGTGAGCATAATTCAAACATGCTCACTATTTCTTCCACCCTGACATCTTTATTGTTGTGGTCCAGGATTTGCTGGGACGCGCTCTCCACGCCGAACTGGATCGTGTGGCAGCCTGCTCTTTTCATCAATTTCAACATGTCTTCGTCCAAAACATTAACCCTGGACGCGCATACCCACGAAAACCCGTGAAACCGGGAAATCATTTCTTCACATATTCTCCTGGCGACACCCGCCGGAATTCCAAAAGTAAAGTCTTTGAAAAAGATTTCCCTTATGCCGAGGCAATCAAGTTTTTCAAGCTCTGGAACGATATTCTCCCAGGGACGGTACTTAAAATCAAGCCTTTCTGCTATACAGTAGCTGCACTGGTAGGGACACCCGTAATTCGTAAGCATGCTGGTAAAAGGCCTTTGCCTTCCATGCGGTATCCGGTATTTGTTCAGCGGGAACAGTTCATGCAGGGGAACCGGAACGGAAAACTCCTTCAGTTTTTGGGGCGGTTTTAAAACGATTTCGTCCCCACGGCGCAGACAAATATCATACAAATCCTCTTTGCCCTTCAGGTAACCCAGGAGGGAATCGCTTGTAAAATCCATTAACACGGCATCCAGGAAAGGATGCTGTTCCATTATTTCCTTGCATCTCTCCCTCAGAACGCCTCCCGAACCTATCAAAACGGCTCCCGTAATTTCTTTTGCCTTTTGCATAAATATGAAATCCTCAAGCCAGGAAGAAATCCCGGTAATAAAAACAATACAGTCGGGTTTAAATTTTCTTATTTTTTCCAACGCAACCGCATCATTAATCCTTTCAATAAGCGCGTCAAGAACAGCCACTTCATGCTCTGCGGACAGGATCCCGCTTTGCATTAGCAAATCAATGGGAGGCCAGTAATAGCTGGCTTTCGACACGGTGGAACAATGCTGGTCTCTCAAATAAAGCCTTTTCCCCGGCGGGTTTAACAACAATACTTTTCCCAAGTGTTCAACCCTCCTTTTCCTTATAATGGTAGTACCGGATATTTTTTTCCTTTTATTGCTTCGCCCAGGGTGGTGAATTTAAACCTTTTGAACAACGCTTCCAGTTTTCTTACTGTCGTCTCCAAGTTGTGATAGTGAACGAATTTAATAAGCGCAGGCACCTTTAACCTTGGCTGCTTTATGTCTGTCTCCCAGGGATGCGTGTAAACCATTGCCGGCTTTTGTTTATTCACGCTGGCCAGCATCTTGATGATTAACCATCCCGGCAGTAGGCGTAAATACAAGCCGCCAGCAAAAGGAAAACGATAATTCCATATTTGGAAAACCGT
Encoded here:
- a CDS encoding radical SAM protein, giving the protein MGKVLLLNPPGKRLYLRDQHCSTVSKASYYWPPIDLLMQSGILSAEHEVAVLDALIERINDAVALEKIRKFKPDCIVFITGISSWLEDFIFMQKAKEITGAVLIGSGGVLRERCKEIMEQHPFLDAVLMDFTSDSLLGYLKGKEDLYDICLRRGDEIVLKPPQKLKEFSVPVPLHELFPLNKYRIPHGRQRPFTSMLTNYGCPYQCSYCIAERLDFKYRPWENIVPELEKLDCLGIREIFFKDFTFGIPAGVARRICEEMISRFHGFSWVCASRVNVLDEDMLKLMKRAGCHTIQFGVESASQQILDHNNKDVRVEEIVSMFELCSRLRIKTLAHFVLGLPGETEETLKQTIELAKKIRCDYASFNVAIPLPGTTLRERCLENGWLAGEEEELDPSRGYPVIETSLLSREKLWKLRNYAIYSFYLRPSYILRMLANVRSPQDLIDLCKQGVSLLSN